The segment CATGCGCGATCGCGATGGCTACTTCTGGTTTATGGGACGCGAAGACGACATCATCAAAACTTCGGGACACATGGTTAGTCCCTTTGAGGTCGAAAGTGCATTGATGGAGCATCCAGCGGTAGCGGAAGCGGGCGTGATTGGTAAACCTAATCCGATGATTGGTGAGCTAGTCAAAGCCTTTGTTGCCCTCAAACCAGGGCGAGAACCTAGTGAAGCGCTCAAACTAGAACTTTTGGGATTTGCTCGACAAAAACTAGGAGCCGCTGTAGCTCCAAAAGAATTGGAATTTCAAGAATCATTGCCCAAAACTCGAAGCGGTAAGATTATGCGGCGATTGCTGAAAGCGCGTGAATTAGGGTTACCCGAAGGCGATCTATCGACATTGGAGACGAACTGATGAAGAAGAAACATGCAACGATACAATCTCCTACTGCTGTTGATTCCAATCAAGCACATTTGCACGATCTTCTTTATCAAATGCTGCGGATTCGTCGCTTTGAAGATAAGTGTGCAGAACTCTACAGCGCCATGAAAATTCGCGGTTTTTTGCATCTGTACAACGGCGAAGAAGCCGTTGCGGTGGGAGTTATGCAAGTCTTAAAACCTGATGATGCGATCGTGGCAACCTATCGCGAACATGGTCAAGCCCTAGCACGCGGAATTCCCATGAATACAGTGATGGCAGAGATGTTTGGTAAGCAAGAGGGCTGTTGTCGGGGGCGTGGAGGATCGATGCATTTATTTGATAAAGAGCATGGCTTCTATGGAGGTAACGCGATCGTAGGTGGTGGTTTACCCTTAGCGGTTGGGCTGGCTTTAGCCGATAAGAAATTGGGCAGAAAACGGCTCACCTGCTGTTTTTTTGGCGACGGTGCTGTTGCTGAAGGAGAGTTTCACGAATCTATGAATTTAGCGTCTCTCTGGCAAGTCCCGATATTGTTCGTTTGTGAGAATAATCAGTATGCAATGGGAACGGCTCTGAAGTATTCTCACTCAGTCACAAATCTGGTTCAGAAAGCAGAAAGCTATGGCATCGGTCATGCAGTTGTGGATGGCATGGATGTTCTAGCAGTAGAGCAAGCTGCTCAAAAAGCAGTGGTTGAAGTCCGGGAAAACGGAAAGCCCTTCTTTCTAGAATGTGTCACCTATCGTTTCCGAGCGCACTCGATGTTTGACCCAGAACTCTACCGAGATAAAGCCGAAGTCGAAGAATGGAAACAACGCTGTCCCATCTCAACACTCACGCAACAGTTAAAAGCACAAGGACAGATCACAGATGCTGATGTGGAAAGGATAGAACAATCGATCCGTCAAGAGATCAAAGATGCGATCGCATTTGCGGAAGCGGGAACTTGGGAACCTGTGGAAGAATTAAATCGCTTTGTCTACTCAGAGCCAAACGCCTAGGGGGACACTATGAACTATGGAATTGACACCCATACAGACAATCCACCGCTGATGATTCAGACAACCTATCGAGAAGCACTGCGAGACGCAATCCGAGAGGCAATTCTGAAAGACGATCGCGTGTTCCTGATGGGCGAAGATGTCGGACAGTATGGCGGTGCTTTTGGGGTGACGAAAGGACTGTTGAAAGAATTGGGTGCCGACAAGATCATGGACACGCCGCTGTGTGAGTCTGGGTTTACCGGAGCCGGAATTGGCGCAGCACTGAACGGAATGCGCCCGATCGTAGAAGTGATGACGGTTAACTTTAGCTTGTTGGCTGCCGATCAAATTCTCAATACAGCAGCAACCTATCTGCATATGTCCGGCGGTTTGTTCAATGTTCCGCTCGTGATTCGCATGGGAACCGGAGGAGGCAAACAACTAGCAGCACAACACTCTCATAGTTTAGAAGGATGGTATGCTCACATTCCTGGAATTAAAGTTCTGACTCCAGCAGTGCTTGAAGATGCCCGTGGAATGCTTTGGACAGCACTGGAAGATCCCGATCCCGTCCTGATTTTTGAGAATACGTTGCTCTACAACATGGAAGGGGAACTTCCAGCAAATGCGGGAGCAGTAGATATCGATCGTGCCTGTATTCGTCGAATTGGGCATGACGTAACGCTCATTAGCTACAGTGCCAGTTTATTCAAAGCACTCGAAGCCGCAGAAACCCTAGCTCAAGAAGGAATCGAAGCAGAAGTGATTGATTTACGGGTTCTGCGTCTACTTGATGAGGCTACGTTTCTCACCTCGATCGCGAAAACGCATCGAGCCGTGATTATTGATGAAGGTTGGCGCAGTGGCAGCATTTCTGCGGAGATTAGCGCTCGCATTATGGAAAAAGCATTCTATGACTTAGATGCCCCTGTAGAACGGATTTGCTCAGCCGAAGTTCCCGTGCCCTATGCCAATCATTTAGAACAAGCTGCTTTGCCTCAATCTGCCACGATCGTCAATACAGTCCGGAGGATGGTGACTCGACATGGCTGAATTTCGTATGCCCAGTTTAGGGGCGGATATGAGAACCGGAACCTTAGTCGCCTGGAGAGCCAAACCCGGCGATCATCTCAAGTACGGTGACATTATTGCAGATGTGGAAACCGATAAAGGCATCATGGAAATTGAGGTCTTTGAAAACTGTACTGTTGAGGAACTACTGCTGGAACCGGATACTAAAGTGCCCGTGGGAACGCCAATGGCGAGATTGAAATTAGAAAACGGTGCGGAAAAAGAAGCGATCGCGGTCACCGATCGTGAACAACCTAGCCCACCTCCTACAATCGAAGCTCCGACGATTCCAGTACCCACTCTTGCTAAAGAGGAACGATTGCGCGTTTCGCCGCTAGCTCGCAAGGTAGCGACTGAACTGGGTGTGGACTTAACTCAGGTGAAAGGAACTGGAGCCGATGGTGCGATTCATCAAATTGATGTAGAAGAAGCTGCAAAAGCTCTGAAACCAACACCGAAGCCAGAAGAAAAAGTTATCCCTCCATCGCCTGAAGCGAAACCGACTACAACTGATTTTCAGGCAGGAATGCGACGTGCGATCGCGGCTGCCATGTCCCGCTCTAATCGCGAGATTCCTCACTACTATCTCGAAACTCGGATCGATATGAGCCATGCACTGAAATGGCTTGAAGCAGAGAATCAGAAGCGATCGATAAAAGAGCGTATCTTACCTGTCGTTCTGCTGATCAAAGCAGTCGCTAAAGCATTAACTGACGTTCCAGAATTGAATGGATATTGGATTGAAGATCAGCTTAAAGTCCAAGAAGCAATTCATATCGGCTTTGCGATTTCCCTACGGCAAGGAGGGCTAGTTACGCCTGCGATTCATCATGCGGATCTGAAAAGCCTCGATGAATTGATGGCGACCATGCGCGACTTGATTGAGCGTACGCGAGGAGGACATCTCCGTAGCTCAGAACTGTCTGATGCAACGATGACACTAACAAGCTTGGGAGATATCGGTGTCGAAAAAGTCTACGGGGTGATCTATCCACCCCAAGTTGCTTTGGTCGGTTTCGGCAAAATCTCTGAACAGCCTTGGGCAGAACAAGGAATGCTCGATGTTCGTCCGGTACTAGTTGCAACGCTAGCAGGGGATCATCGCGCAACGGATGGCATGATTGGTGCAAGATTCTTGCAAGCGGTCAACACACATCTTCAATCAGTAGAGAAATGGTAAAGAATACAGATTCATCAATGATTTTATAAAGGGTGAAACAATGGCAATCACTGAAACTCAAATTCAAGAAACAATGTTCAAACTCTTGCAAAAGATTGCTCCTGGGTCTTCTCCAGAAACTCTAGGCAAGGATGATGATGTTCGAGAAACGCTCGGAATTGATTCTTATGATTTTCTCAATTTCATGATTGGGCTAAATGAGGAATTTGGTGTGGAGACTCCAGAAACCGACTATGGAAAACTCATCACGCTTAACGATATCGTTCAGTATATTTCTACTCACGCTCAACAGTAAATCGTCTTCATTAGATGAGTCCTGACTTAAAGAGTTGAAATGATTCAAACCAAGAAAAATGAAGATGACCGATACTGAGAAAATCAACCACAATGTGCATGGCAATAATGGAAATTACTGCACGATAGCGCCATAGCAACCATACCCAAATTGCTGACATCAACGCCGAAATAAAAACTGGTGCAATGAAAAGATCATGCTTGGGTAGTACCTGAATCCAAAATAGAGAATGAATCAAGCCAGAATATAAAACATTGCTGGCATAGCCACACATAAAGATGCAAATCGGTGCATTTTGAAACTTCTGGCGTCCAATGTAGCAGCCAACCAAGAACCAAAAGATAAACATGAATTGCTCAAGAATACCGTTCAACACGGAAAATACAGCGAGGTCTACGAAATGATAATGACCTGTGTCCCGCTTTACGGTGAATAAAACATAAGTTCCCGATGCTAAGAGCGTCACAATCCACCCCAAAAGCAAGGTGAGGTGATACCCTTTTTTCTCCTGCCCAGAAGCTGAATGCGGACTCAGTAACCCATTTGCACGATCTCGTCTAGCAATCACTAAAGCGGTCGCGATCGCACAAAATAGCCAGTAAATCCAGATACCAGTTTTAATTGCCAAAAAGGTTTCCTCTCACTGTTTTACGCTCTTTTCAAAGTACTGTCTGAAGCATAAAGGCGAACGTTTCCCATTAGCTCTGTTAATGGAAACCGCGTCCCAAATGCGGGAAGTGGGCGAGGTGCTTTGGATGACGAGTGGGAGCAATTTCTGGCGGCTTTGCTACAGTGGGTTGAGATGGAAAAGCACCCGGTTGCCTGAGATCTGTAATCAGTTGGTCAATGAGCTGAGTCGTGACATGCGCCATGATGAAAATGTGATTGTAGGCTCGCTTTTGCCCATTCACAAATAGCGTTTCACTAGATAGCGAGTACTTGAAAATAATATTGGGATTCGCTTGCTTAAACCGAATCGTCAGCGAGAGTGGTGTCCGTTCCACCCACAAAGATTCACCCAAGTGCTGCTCTAGCTCCTTGAGCTTTTGAACAGCATATTCCGCCATCTTTTCGGTATACAGGGCTTTTTCTATCTCGCCTTCATAGGAGGTTTTCGCCAAGTAGTCCCATAAAATCATCGCCGATAAACCATTGCGTGACCCGGCAAAGGTGGTATCAGGAGAACCGATATACTCTGGATTATCCGGTGGACGCAACTGATATTTTGTTTTCGTCATATAGATGCCGCAGGGACAAGGTGCCCCGATCCACTTATGTCCACTCATTGCGATCGAATGCACAAATGGTAATCGGAAATCAAAATTCGGTCCGCGTTGAGCAATTTTTTCAGCATTGTATGCCATCTCCACAAAGGGCATATATGCTGCTCCTAAAGCACCATCTACATGAAACCAGTATCCAGTGCGAAGATCAAATTGATTCGGATCGCTCGGGTCGTAGTAAACTTTGCGTTCATGCAGTCCATAGCGCTGAAAGATCGGCATCAGTGCTTTTCCTGCTGCTTCTACATCGTCATAAGCGCCTTTGAAAGTGGTGCCATAGTTGAAACAGATTAAGATGGGATACCCCTTGGCTGCAAAAAACTCGACGAGCTTTACTAGCGAGGGAATATCGATCGAGCCTGGTCCTGTACTGCCTTGCGTGGATGGTACTTCTTTCGACCACGGCTGACCCGGTGCTAGAGGGTTCTCGTTGGGATAGTAGTGCTGCCCTATTTGATAAAATGTATGAAGTCCGAGGACAATGCCCGCTTTGATAATCGAGTAGTGAGTATCTTCGGAGTAAAACACAACAGGGGTATAAGCATGAGGCTGTCCATCTAGCGGCAATGCCTGTTTGTAAATGAGGCGGCGAAGTAGAGATCGAGGATGTCCCCCAAAACTGGCGACCCTCGCTTCTTCTTCAGCCGTGTGTTCTTCTAGGAGGAGCTTGCCTGCTAAATAATCGCGTGCATTCCATAACCCATAGAGATTGCCTTCAGTGCATCCCATGCTGACTACATATCCCCAGTAAGACTCTCCATCGGCGGGATTATGAGGTAAGCGAGCATTCCACACCCGAGCATAGTAATCGAGTACAGCCCGCTCCATCCATTTACTATGAATCGTAAGATTCCCATCGATAAAGGGATCGCCCACGTTATTGACGTGATAGTTTAGATAGGGCTTGAGATCATCTTCGTAATCCAACTGCTGATTGACTTGGTATCCGAGGAAATTCGCCTTCTGGATAGATAAGTATTCGTGTAATTGAGCGAGTGCTTGAGCACGTTGTTCCTCGGTTAAACCTGTTGAGGATAGTTGAAAATCTTCGATCGTAATATTCCTAAGCGATGGATAGGCTGAAGATGAGTGATGGATAGGCATCGACGCGTTTGAGTGACTATCCTGATTCCTAAAATGATTCGCATCACGATTCATAACGCTTCCTCCTGACCATCACTCTTTCAATTATCGATCTATAGGCGTTGTGATGGTATTGAATTTATCTTTATTTACTTTTTGATCTATTTTGGTGCAACTGGTACAGAGTTTTTTGAGCCTTTTCGGACAATAAAAGAATGCGTGTCTACTCTCCTTGTGCTTCTTCAAGATTGAATAGACTAACAATCACACCCGCGATCGGGACTGCTAAAAAGAGACCTAGTAGTCCTGAAATCTTCGTTCCAACCAAGAGCGCAAAAAATACAACCACTGGACTGAGATGAATGGTGCTTTGCATGACACGCGGAGAAAGAAGATTATCTTGTAACTGTTGTAAAACCAAACAAATGAGTAGTACCTTGAACGCGATGAGCCAGTTACTTTGTACAAAAATAATTAAACAGACAAGAGACACGCCGAGCGTTGCACCAATGCCAGGAATTAAGTCAAACACCCCGATCGTGACCGCAAGCAAAAACGGAAATGGAATTTGAAACAGCGCAAAAACGAGAAACGTAGCAATGCTCAGCAAAAATGAGATGAGCAACTGCCCGCGAAGAAATCCGAAAAAGTTTGTTTGGACTGCGATCGACACACGGTTGCGGTGTTGGGCAGGGACTAACTTGAGTACGAGTCGCCATAGCTTTGCACCATCGATCAGCATGAAAAATGCAACAACTAAGATAATGATAAACGTGACATAATTCTGGAAGAGAACGGGCAGAGAACTAACGATCCAGTTCAAGCTCACGACAAACACATCGCGAATTTGGGCTTCGATCACGTCAAGGTTGAACGGAATGTTGCGCGCTGCCAATGTACTTTGCAACTGGTCAAATGGATTGTTTGAAGTATTTAAAGTCTGAAGAAGTAGCGTTGCTAATTGCTGGACTTGATTGGTCAAGGTTAGCCCGATCGTAACGACTGCAGCAATAATCGTGATCAGGCTTAGTGCAATGACTAACCCTAATGCAAGTCTGCGTCCGACAAAGCGCTGTAAAAATTGCAGTGGATAGTTGAGCAAGAGCGCTAGAATCCCTGAAAGCGCGAACACAAAGATCACGTACTCAAAATATTGAAAGATAGCAACTAATGCCCAACCGGAGGCAAAGAAGAGCAGAAAACGCACTAATGTATTCGTACTGATCTGGCTCCAACGCGATCGATGTTTTTTGGGATCTGGCGCTTGATTCATGATGACTACTCTCTAAGCTAAATGTGCTATTGCATAGCAGCATGTGCGACTGTCAGTAGACTGGCAATCCACCTCATCATCCTGATTACAATTTCCCAGTTCCTCGTTAGAATTTGCATTGCTGTTTCAGAGCTTCTAACTGGCATATTCGTCTTTTTTCCTGCGAAATGAAACTCCGTTTTTTGAGTGAATCTGTCTAAAGAGACATT is part of the Leptolyngbya boryana PCC 6306 genome and harbors:
- the pdhA gene encoding pyruvate dehydrogenase (acetyl-transferring) E1 component subunit alpha translates to MKKKHATIQSPTAVDSNQAHLHDLLYQMLRIRRFEDKCAELYSAMKIRGFLHLYNGEEAVAVGVMQVLKPDDAIVATYREHGQALARGIPMNTVMAEMFGKQEGCCRGRGGSMHLFDKEHGFYGGNAIVGGGLPLAVGLALADKKLGRKRLTCCFFGDGAVAEGEFHESMNLASLWQVPILFVCENNQYAMGTALKYSHSVTNLVQKAESYGIGHAVVDGMDVLAVEQAAQKAVVEVRENGKPFFLECVTYRFRAHSMFDPELYRDKAEVEEWKQRCPISTLTQQLKAQGQITDADVERIEQSIRQEIKDAIAFAEAGTWEPVEELNRFVYSEPNA
- a CDS encoding alpha-ketoacid dehydrogenase subunit beta produces the protein MNYGIDTHTDNPPLMIQTTYREALRDAIREAILKDDRVFLMGEDVGQYGGAFGVTKGLLKELGADKIMDTPLCESGFTGAGIGAALNGMRPIVEVMTVNFSLLAADQILNTAATYLHMSGGLFNVPLVIRMGTGGGKQLAAQHSHSLEGWYAHIPGIKVLTPAVLEDARGMLWTALEDPDPVLIFENTLLYNMEGELPANAGAVDIDRACIRRIGHDVTLISYSASLFKALEAAETLAQEGIEAEVIDLRVLRLLDEATFLTSIAKTHRAVIIDEGWRSGSISAEISARIMEKAFYDLDAPVERICSAEVPVPYANHLEQAALPQSATIVNTVRRMVTRHG
- a CDS encoding dihydrolipoamide acetyltransferase family protein: MAEFRMPSLGADMRTGTLVAWRAKPGDHLKYGDIIADVETDKGIMEIEVFENCTVEELLLEPDTKVPVGTPMARLKLENGAEKEAIAVTDREQPSPPPTIEAPTIPVPTLAKEERLRVSPLARKVATELGVDLTQVKGTGADGAIHQIDVEEAAKALKPTPKPEEKVIPPSPEAKPTTTDFQAGMRRAIAAAMSRSNREIPHYYLETRIDMSHALKWLEAENQKRSIKERILPVVLLIKAVAKALTDVPELNGYWIEDQLKVQEAIHIGFAISLRQGGLVTPAIHHADLKSLDELMATMRDLIERTRGGHLRSSELSDATMTLTSLGDIGVEKVYGVIYPPQVALVGFGKISEQPWAEQGMLDVRPVLVATLAGDHRATDGMIGARFLQAVNTHLQSVEKW
- a CDS encoding acyl carrier protein; this encodes MAITETQIQETMFKLLQKIAPGSSPETLGKDDDVRETLGIDSYDFLNFMIGLNEEFGVETPETDYGKLITLNDIVQYISTHAQQ
- a CDS encoding pyridoxal-dependent decarboxylase, whose protein sequence is MPIHHSSSAYPSLRNITIEDFQLSSTGLTEEQRAQALAQLHEYLSIQKANFLGYQVNQQLDYEDDLKPYLNYHVNNVGDPFIDGNLTIHSKWMERAVLDYYARVWNARLPHNPADGESYWGYVVSMGCTEGNLYGLWNARDYLAGKLLLEEHTAEEEARVASFGGHPRSLLRRLIYKQALPLDGQPHAYTPVVFYSEDTHYSIIKAGIVLGLHTFYQIGQHYYPNENPLAPGQPWSKEVPSTQGSTGPGSIDIPSLVKLVEFFAAKGYPILICFNYGTTFKGAYDDVEAAGKALMPIFQRYGLHERKVYYDPSDPNQFDLRTGYWFHVDGALGAAYMPFVEMAYNAEKIAQRGPNFDFRLPFVHSIAMSGHKWIGAPCPCGIYMTKTKYQLRPPDNPEYIGSPDTTFAGSRNGLSAMILWDYLAKTSYEGEIEKALYTEKMAEYAVQKLKELEQHLGESLWVERTPLSLTIRFKQANPNIIFKYSLSSETLFVNGQKRAYNHIFIMAHVTTQLIDQLITDLRQPGAFPSQPTVAKPPEIAPTRHPKHLAHFPHLGRGFH
- a CDS encoding AI-2E family transporter, with protein sequence MNQAPDPKKHRSRWSQISTNTLVRFLLFFASGWALVAIFQYFEYVIFVFALSGILALLLNYPLQFLQRFVGRRLALGLVIALSLITIIAAVVTIGLTLTNQVQQLATLLLQTLNTSNNPFDQLQSTLAARNIPFNLDVIEAQIRDVFVVSLNWIVSSLPVLFQNYVTFIIILVVAFFMLIDGAKLWRLVLKLVPAQHRNRVSIAVQTNFFGFLRGQLLISFLLSIATFLVFALFQIPFPFLLAVTIGVFDLIPGIGATLGVSLVCLIIFVQSNWLIAFKVLLICLVLQQLQDNLLSPRVMQSTIHLSPVVVFFALLVGTKISGLLGLFLAVPIAGVIVSLFNLEEAQGE